The Brassica oleracea var. oleracea cultivar TO1000 chromosome C7, BOL, whole genome shotgun sequence sequence NNNNNNNNNNNNNNNNNNNNNNNNNNNNNNNNNNNNNNNNNNNNNNNNNNNNNNNNNNNNNNNNNNNNNNNNNNNNNNNNNNNNNNNNNNNNNNNNNNNNNNNNNNNNNNNNNNNNNNNNNNNNNNNNNNNNNNNNNNNNNNNACCATATATTGATCAACGTTGTAGAAAGTTGCTATATTTCTAATAAATTATAGTTTACTGCATAAATATAATGCATAATCTAACTTCTTTTTTAATGGTATATGTACTATGTAAGCGTATATTTTAAATATTATATATAATATAATGCATAATCTAATCCTTTTTAATCTTGTATGTACTAGGTGGTACCCAAAAAAATTTAGTGACTATATATATGGCAATTTTTCAATGCAATTTAATAATATTTGCCCAATATTTCAAATCATTGAATGTATAAATTAATTGCCATATATATTGGGCATTCGAAAAATTATTTCTTGATTCACACTAGAACGCGGAAGATCGACATTGAATGCCATATATATTGGGCAAATATTATTAAATTTATTTACTTTCCATTATATATTCAAAAATTAGCATTCGAAAAATTATTATAGGAAAGTTTTGACTCAGACAAGTATTCGTATGGAAATTAGAACAATTTGTGCTACAATTATTTATTAATTTAAAGTCNNNNNNNNNNNNNNNNNNNNNNNNNNNNNNNNNNNNNNNNNNNNNNNNNNNNNNNNNNNNNNNNNNNNNNNNNNNNNNNNNNNNNNNNNNNNNNNNNNNNNNNNTCTTTCATAAGCAAAACCCTATAAGTGATCCCTGTATATAACATTAGACTGAAATTCATCCACATCAAAACTTACTATTTTTCTACATACAAAAAAAAAATTCATGAATTTCGTCTTTGATTTTGCTTACATTGTTTTTTTATCATGATAAGGTCGATTAAAGAATGTGATTAACAATGATGGGTTTCAAAAATTATTTTTGAAAGTAACGATGTTCCAGAAATCGATGTTTTCAGAAAGAGGTATAACATTTCGTTTACTGAATTTGGTAAATATATGTGTTTAGTTTGGTAAGTTGATACTTTGTTATGGCTTTCTATAGAATTGCAAACCACGAGTTCTGAAGACACTTCTAACAGTAGTTGTGGTTTTATCAATTTTTTATTTGTTTCTTTATAAATTTGTTTCTTTCATATTTTATTATTCTGTTGCATATGTTTCATTTTATTTTATATTCATAATTTATATTATGAAAACAATAATGCTCTTGCTTTTTTTTCATCTTAAATTCATAATAAATTTATATAAGTCTTTACTTACTCTTTTAGATGTATTTCCATAAAATATAATTAAAATACCCCAATAAATTAGTCTATATAGTTTTAAAGTTATAATCTCTTTTAATCCATCAGTCCGCGCCTACCACCTAGTTTGCATGTAATGCCAAACATTTGCCAGACAAGTGCACATGCCCCAGCGTAAAAAATGTAATTACAATTTCCACCAGCTGTAATATTGTATATAATTAAAAGATTACACAATTCATGACCTCGACACATTTATAAAAGGCACGCATTAGCTAAGATCAGTCCATCTATCATCATAACATTGGCCAAGAAGAAGTAGAGAACACAACATGAATGGCTACTACAAAATGGATTCAACCGACCAGAACCCCGACCCGGTCGATCTCCTGCAGACCCAGAAACCTGATCAAGAACTTGCTGAGATGAAACCGAGGCTGAGCAGGAACAGGTCAGTGGCTGCATCAGGGCAAGTGCTTCGCTCACCAATGAAGACTGCTATGTCTATGAGAAGATCTTCGTCTGTCTCTGAACGTTACTGTAGAATCTATGACCAGAGCTCTGTCACGTTTCCTCTTCCTTTCAATGAAGAAGATGAAGAAAATGATAAGGAGGGGATACATAAGAAGAAGAGCAACAAAATCAAGAAAAAAGCATTAGTAAAGGCTTGTAAGCGATTCTTTGGGATCTCTTGAAACTCTTTTTTTTTTTCATCTACCATATAATATAGATCTCATCTCTTACCACTTCTTATGAAACGTTTAATACAAGAAAATGTATCTTACAATATCTATCGACTGTTTCAAATATTCTATCATTGATTTTGACGTATTTTGCTTTCTTGATAAGATTATACTATCTTAAGTTTTTTTATCTGTTTCGAAACTCGAGAACTATCAAGAAATCTAAGAGAGTATGAATATTTTCTTGTATTGATTAATGAAATCTTGAGACCAACATGTACATATCGATTTAACTTAGGCTCCAACAGATTTGGAAGATTACAAACCAAATGTATACGTATATTCAAAGCCATGTATCCGTTATACAAACCGAATACTATGGATCACCCATTGCGTTTCTCAAGTCCGAATCCATCTAAACAACAAGAAAATCTGTCTAAAGATAACATGCATATGATAATCATCCAACCATTAAGATTAATAAATTGAATATTATTTATTCGGAAGATGAAGATTACCCATTGATTCCAAGATTGTCCTTAGTGTAAAACTCGACCAAGAATCGTCGAGCCCCATGCACTTGCACATGGAGTTCTCTATATATATACATATATATATATAAAAAAAAATTATATGCACATGTTTTGTATACTTTAGAAGCTATAAATACCTCTATTTTTCTTTCATTTTGTATCATCGAATTTTACAAAAAGCATCCAAAATAATAAGAAATTTTCTTCTAAATAATAAAAGAAAAATTGCACCCAATAGACACAAAAAAAACAAAATTCACTAACTAACTAAAAACACCTCCGCTCTCCTACTTTCTCAAATTCTTTTTCATTTTTTCCAAAAATTTGAAAATCTGGAATTAAAAAACAGAAGAGAAAAGTAAAATTGCATGATATAACACCAAAAAATCTAAAATTCATTTACTAACCAAAATAATATTTTCTCTCCTCTTTTCTCTCATCTTTTCTCTTTCTATCTTTCTCTACATTCTTTCTACAAAACCAATTTTTCTTTTTCTTTTTTGCTATTTCACAAATAAACTCATTAAAAATCCTAAAAAATAAGTATTGTTGGAAGGAGAAATTTTGCATTGATGATTTTTTTTAAAAAAAATGTTTGAAGAGAAAAAAAAATTATAAAGAAAAAGTTTTTTGTTATGGGCTTATTTACTAAATAGCCAAAAAGTGAAATTAGATTTTGAGAGAGAGAGTAGAGGGAGATAAGAAGAATGATAAAAGGTAAAACAGAGTAATTCAATAGCTTCAGGTGTGTCATTCAACATTCAATCAAGGAGTTCCTCAATCAGTTTCTTATTCTTCCTAGAAATATAAAATTCACTTTTTACCAACAAATAATTCACACTTTATAGTCTACCAATTATGGTTCGTGGTTATGATATTTTCTTAGAATTAATATATTTTTTTGAAATCAGAAATGAGAAAAAGCTAAGTTAGTAAACATAACAATACATTCACGATCATACTAATATATACACTTATGTTTACTTAAATTCACAATTTACTATTATATTATATTAATATACTAATATCCTCCAATTCAAGTTTACATAACAGAATTATTATAGTTCTTAAAATTTTCAAACATGATCAATGAAAGAGATTCAGATACTTTGCATCAAATACAATTTCGTAGAAAGAAGTATTCTCCCCTATAAAAACAAAATATATAACATAAAATTATTTTTACTATGGATTTAAAACACCCAAAAATACCAAGAATAGTTTCCAGTTTTGTAGATTGGCTTTCATCTATGAAAAATAACAAATTAGATAGAGTAATTGCTCTCAGAAGTCTATGTTCTAGAATCATATTTTGTAAATTTGTGGAACAATGCAATAATATAATAGAGATCCGATCTCTAACAATTTAATTCAGTGAATATATATATATATATATATATATATATAGTAGGGAGACTAAAACAATCATTTGTCTAAATTGTGAAAATGTCACTGAAATTCTCAGATTTTCTCAGTTTTCATTACTCCTCGAATGAATGGTTGTACAAATTAAGCAGATCACAGACGATGTCAGACGTCGAAGGAGTGTTTCATTGCGACTATGAAAACATAGATGCCAATTCATCCAGCTTCTCTTTTCTAACTTAGAGGTACATGTAACTAGCCTTCCATCTCTATTGTCAAATAATTTTATGTTTTTTATTTTATTTTTTACATGCATTATATGCTCTGGGACCTTGTTTCCATAGCCATGATGAAAGACTATCCGTAGATACACTGTTGGGGTCACATTCGATCGGAACCTTTTCTTTCTTTTTTTGTAAGCTTTTCCTTTCTTTTTTTTTCACATCTATTTCATAGTTAGATATGCTTGCTTCGTTGCAGGACCTGCGGGTACATTTGGTAATCAGATAGCTGATGACTGTATTGAAGGCCTCTTTAGAGCATTTCTTGAACAGAATCTACCTCCTCAGAATGTTCTTCTCATCACTAACGAGAATGGGTTCACACCGTGGTTGGCTGATTTGAGAGATGCACAACACAAGGTCATAGTAGCTACTAGTCAAGACTGTCATGAACTCAAAACTGAAGCGGATGAAATGTGGGACTGGGACAAAGAGGTCTTGCCTTTTCTTGTATTGAATTTGTTTGTTTTGGAAAGTTGTATTGAAGGATTCTGAGTTGTTGGGTTTGTCACCTGAGATACACATCTAGTTGTTTTTAATATAATTCATGACATTGGGTGCATAAAGTACAACAAAGGCTCCACAAAAAGGATTACCAACTATAATCTGGTCAAAGAATTGGTCATTGTGTTCATGCTTCACATAATATACAAATCTTTAGCAGGCATGCCCATTATCTCTTCACCAGCCTCTTGGAATGCTGTGTATAGTCTTGTAACTGGAGCTGCAGTATATACCTATAGTCACATTCATCAACGCATTCATCACACTTTTCACACCGCTCCCATCTCTGTTCTCTGTTCTCTGTCAACTTTTAATTGCAAGGACGATCACCGTTCATGATAGGAGGACAAGCTGTGTAGTAGAAGTTGGTCTACCTTCATGTATATAATAGTGGCATTGACTGTAATCCAGTCAGTTTTTTTCCGAGGTCCCTAGTTTCTCATCCTTAATTTGAGAAATTGTTTTACGAACATCTACTTTGCCACTACCGGAAAACTCTTTTGATATCGAGAAACAAGGAGCACTCCTTCCTTCTCTCTCACACCATTCCTTCAGCTTACGAGCTTCAACAAGATCTGGCTCAACGAACAGTTGACTGGATCCAATGGTGCTCACTGCCTTTCCGTTAAACTCACTGATCCTGCCCGCCTTAACAGCAAGAACTCGCAAAGACTTTGCAGCCTTTGTCCTTCTGCATTGAGAAGTTACCCCACATGGTCACGGGTCACCTGACCTCTACACTTGGACCTTACATATCTTTCAACTGGGGAAATCTTTTCTGTGTCTCAGTCCCGATTTTCTTCATTATCGATCCAGTAAGACTGATAGAGACACAATGCCAATCACATCAATGATGCTGTTAGTGTCCATGATTTCAATTTCACCTATGGAACGGAAATTGTACTGCTTCTGACGAATGGCAGCAGCGTCCTCCTCGTAGCATTGTTGTGTCGTTGATGCATTATCCAGCGTGGTTTCGTAGTCGCTAGCGAGATGATTAAACTTCTTCTGAGCAGGCTGCAACTTCCCCCTTGAAACTAGATAAACTACAATCTGGTAATCCGTCAATAAAGAGTGACTTGAGTGAGAAGTTATCTTCACACCTAACACATTGACTTGTCCCTATATCTCGGGTGTTGTTGACTTTACGACCGCCACTCAAATCACCCCTACCATGTTGCTCAAAACTACTACTTGTATTTGACTTGTTACCAGAGTCTCTCCTCCATGCTGATCACTAGCCTTTCGTGGTGCTCGTACGTGATCTCCAATTATATAAGAACTCGTCTTAATCACTTCCAGTTGCGCCAAGAACAACAATCCTAACATTTAAACGAAAGATCCTAGCTAACTATATAAATCTTCTTCTATAAATCATTTATCATTTTACCAGATACAAATCAAAAAAGGTTACTTACTTTTTCTTTTGGATCTCACTACAAACGAAATGATCAAGGATCGAACCGGATTGAAGAATCTCATCTTTAACAAGTGGGTTGAGAGTAACGCCTAGCTTCGCCTGAACGAAGGCTGTTCCAACAGATAACAAGACCCTAATTCTCTCCTTCAATGGTTCTTGCTGAGCCGTGATCAGGTTCAATTCCGTCACTTGCAGAACCGGTTGCATGTCTTCATGGTTTTTCACTGTTTCCTGGTAATCCGAATATTCTTCAAAACCGTACCCGAAATACATGTTTGAAACCTAAAAATCTATTTTGAATACTTAATTTCATATTTTTGATAGATACCCTTTTTGTGTGTTTGAAATTTGAAAAATATACCTTTTATTTAAAGAAATTTGTAATGAAAATCTATCTTATTAAAATATAAGATTCCAAATCAGGTAATTTAAATGGATTTTTACTGTGTTTTAGTTAAAATAAGAATTTTAAAATCACAAAGTTAACAAAAAAAACGTTACTAAAAATAAATTCACTAAAAATCTTGTTAAATAGTAGTATACTAAATACGCCCCATCAGGATTTTGGTAAATACAAATGTCGGTTCTGTGTAAAAGTGATGTGATACAGGTAAGGGCTTTTAAAGCCCATACAAGGCCCATTCCAGAATCTTCTACCGCCACTCCAGTCTCCACCGTTTTCTTATCTTCTTCCTCCATTCACCTACCACCACCACTAGGGTTTTTCTTCAACCGCTCCTTCTCATCTCTCTCCCTCTCTCCACTCACGTCGTCGCCTCTCCTTCTCTCGTAAGCTCAAAAAAATGGCTTCCTCCACCGCTCAGATTCACGTCCTCGGCGGAATTGGATTCGCCGCCTCTTCCAAGAGGAATCTCAATGCCAAAGCTAACCTCAAGCCGAGAAGCGCCTTCTTCGGCACCAGGACCGGTCCTTTCTCAGCCCAGACCTCCGCCTTCCTGAAAATGAACAGCCGGAAAGGCTCCAGATACGCCGTAGGTCCGGTCCGCGTGGCGAACGAGAAGGTCGTTGGGATCGATTTGGGAACGACGAACTCCGCCGTAGCTGCCATGGAAGGAGGAAAGCCGACGATTGTGACGAACGCCGAAGGTCAGAGGACGACGCCGTCTGTGGTGGCGTACACGAAGAGCGGTGACAGGCTCGTGGGGCAGATTGCGAAGAGGCAGGCGGTTGTTAATCCGGAGAACACGTTCTTCTCGGTGAAGAGGTTTATTGGTAGGAGGATGAATGAGGTTGATGAGGAGGCTAAGCAGGTGTCTTACAGAGTTGTGAAGGATGATAACGGGAACGTTAAGCTCGAGTGTCCAGCGATTGGGAAACAGTTTGCTGCTGAGGAGATTTCAGCTCAGGTATTTGTAAAGTTGAGATTCTGTTGAGGAGTTTTTGATGTGTGTTGTTTCTTGTTTATAGGGCTTGTGTGTGTTTGTTTGTAGGTTTTGAGGAAGCTTGTGGATGACGCTTCGAGGTTCTTGAATGAGAAAGTGACTAAGGCTGTTGTTACGGTGCCTGCTTACTTTAATGACTCGCAGAGGACAGCTACTAAAGATGCTGGTCGCATTGCTGGTTTGGAAGTTCTTCGTATTATCAATGAACCCACGGCTGCTTCTTTGGCTTATGGTTTTGAGAGAAAAAGCAATGAGACTATTCTAGTCTTTGATCTTGGTGGTGGTACCTTTGATGTCTCAGGTACTTGACATTAAAGATTTTGGCTTTTACCGTCTTTTGATGTTTGGCACCTCTTAATATATGTATTTGGTTATGTTTCTTGTTATACAGTGCTTGAGGTTGGTGATGGTGTGTTTGAAGTACTTTCTACTTCTGGTGACACACATTTGGGTGGTGATGATTTTGACAAGGTGAGTTTAATTATGAGCTTTGAATCTGTTTACTCTCTCTTCGGTACTTTACTTGATAGATTTAACTTTTGAATGCAGAGAGTTGTTGATTGGCTTGCTTCTAACTTCAAAAAAGATGAAGGCATTGATCTTCTGAAAGACAAACAAGCACTTCAGAGGCTGACAGAAGCAGCAGAAAAAGCCAAAATCGAGCTATCCTCCCTCACTCAAACGAATATGAGGTACAATTAATTTCTTACCAAAACGTTGATGTAGTTTTTTCACAAGCATGCATATTCTGATCAATATAATTTATGTGACCAGCTTGCCATTTATCACGGCCACGGCTGATGGACCTAAACACATAGAAACCACCCTCACACGTGCCAAGTTCGAAGAACTGTGCTCAGATTTACTCGACAGGTAATTTACTCATAGCTGTTGTGACGTATTAATATCTGGAAAAGTCATTCTATTGCTATGTGATCATTCTAATGCTTTTGATTAACTATGGCGGCCTAAGTTTCTTATCCCTGTCTCTGCCTTATAGGTGTAAGACTCCCGTTGAGAATTCGCTGAGAGATGCAAAGCTCAGCTTTAAGGATATTGATGAAGTGATCCTTGTTGGTGGATCCACACGTATTCCTGCTGTTCAGGAAGTCGTCAGGAAGCTGACTGGGAAAGAACCCAATGTCACAGTAAACCCTGATGAGGTTGTAGCTCTAGGTGCTGCGGTCCAGGTGTGTTCTCGTCAATTGTTAATAGAAATCATGTTCGTTGTTTAATAGTATACTTTTTGAAATGCAAATTATGTTTGCGTTCATAGTTATCAAGGAAAATTGCTTATTCGTATGCTAGCGCTAACAAAAGATCAAGGTCTTGGTCATTTTATGGCCATGAACTTTTGTTTCACTGCAGTGAGTCTCATAAAGTACCATTTTATTTTGATTACAGGCTGGGGTTCTGGCTGGAGATGTGAGCGACATTGTCCTTCTCGACGTGACGCCGCTTTCCATTGGTTTAGAAACACTTGGTGGTGTTATGACCAAGATTATTCCAAGGAACTCAACTCTGCCTACCTCTAAGTCAGAAGTCTTCTCTACTGCTGCTGATGGACAGACAAGTGTTGAGATTAATGTGCTCCAAGGGGAGAGGGAGTTTGTCCGGGATAACAAGTCTCTTGGCAGCTTCCGTCTAGATGGTATCCCACCAGCACCACGTGGAGTTCCACAAATCGAAGTCAAATTTGACATCGATGCCAATGGTATTCTATCTGTCAGTGCTAGTGACAAAGGCACTGGAAAGAAACAAGACATCACCATTACTGGTGCCAGTACATTGCCTAAGGACGAGGTTCGTACAATTTAAAAAATCAAACCACATTGATTTAGTTAATATCTATGTCTAACTTTGATACGCATTGGTAGATATGTCCATGATCATATTAGTGTTCTGTTTCTCTAGTATTCATTCCTGTTCATGTTAACAAAAGTGGCTGTGAATTGACGGTACAGGTAGAGCAAATGGTCCAAGAAGCAGAAAGGTTTGCAAAGGATGACAAGGAGAAGAGAGAAGCAATTGACACAAAGAACCAAGCGGACTCAGTGGTGTACCAGACAGAGAAGCAACTTAAAGAACTCGGAGAGAAGATTCCAGGTGAAGTGAAAGAGAAGGTGGAGGCCAAGCTACAAGAGCTGAAGGACAAGCTTGCAAGTGGAACCACTCAAGAAATCAAGGACACAATGGCTGCTCTTAACCAAGAAGTGATGCAGATTGGCCAGTCGATGTACAACCAGCCTGGAGCTGGAGCAGCAGGTGCAGGTCCTTCCCCTGGAGGTGAAGATGCTTCATCAGCAGACTCAACCGGGAAAGGTGGTGATGATGTGATTGATGCTGACTTCACAGACACATGAATTAAGAAGCAACGCTTGTGAACGAGTATTATTTATGGTTCGAGAAAGCAGCAATGTTTTTACAGAATTATGTTTTTATGTGATTCCTGCACTACTGTTATTTTCTCCTCTTCCAAGGTAACTTGGTAGAATAATCACATGATCTCACGTGAACATGATAACACATTTTCAAATTATTCCCATAGATTAAAAAACAAAGATTAATCCCAATGATTATTAAGTTGCACAATCAATAATAAACGTACTAAACAAAAATTCAATAATAAATCGTAAGAAATAAAAACAACGAGAAATAAGTACTTCAAAAAGAAACATAGACTAGAGAGGAAAACAAGAGCGAGCTTCATTTTAGTAAAACACAGTTTCAACGTCTAGTAAAAACGTAATGGTCTTGGGAGGATATCCTACCTACAACATGTATATAATGAAATGAAACATACGAGTATTTGGACATGTATTTACATTTTTCTTTGTTGAGAATCTATGTCATTATTAAGAAAAAACTTGCCTTATCATGGTAGTTGGATATTTTATATAGCCTTCGCTAGCGCTTGGCAGATTGAGAATGCGTATCGATTCTGTTTTCCTGTTTGACAACGAGTAGAAAGAATTAAACAGGTTGTTGCTCAAATGGTTAGACAATCAACTGATACAAAGGGAGAGCATGCGCGTACTTCCTTTGTATGTTCTTTATCTGGGAGATGCTTATTGAAAACATCCAGGGTTTTGCAAACATAAACACAATTTGCAACAAAACATTCCGGTAGATACAACAACCCTTTCACTTTCACTGAACTTCTGAAGAGTATGTCTTCTTGTCTCTGAAACTGGGGAGGACAAAAAAAAAGTTCAGCGTAATTAGTTTGGTGGTTATGTAGTGGAAGATGAGAGAACAAAAAACAAAAAAAACAAAACACCTGCAAGTAAGCTTTCCCAGAGCCCCTCTGCAGAAGTGACCAGGAGTGGTATTTCAAAAGGCTTAACTGAATAAGCCAAAAAACAGTTGTAGTTTCCGGCAAATAAGCGTTGAACGGTCCTAATGTTGGAGCATTTGGAATGATTCAGAGGAACCATACTGAACAAGATTGAAGATGAACTTGAGAAGGTAAAAAATGAGAATCATCAGGTGGAAGATATTGCGTTGTGGAGGAGTAAAGTATAGGTTTATAAGAAGGCTTTCTCTTCAAAGAATACCTGGCTCGAGATCAGGAAAGTATATGGCAACACAAGGATGGAATAGAGGGGTCTGGTTCAAGCATGCTACTCCTAAGTATTCTTTTCACATATGGACAGCAATGAGAGACAGGTTATCAACGTGTGATAGAATGCTCAAGTGGAATCCAACCATCAATCCTATCTGTGTTCTATGTCAACAAAGTATGGAGACACGCAATCATCTGTTCTTCTCTTGTTCATACTCAAGTCAAATCTTGCAGAAGCTTGTGAGAGGATTGCTTCAATCGAGATACACAGATGAATGGGAAGATATTGTTACTCTCTTGCTTGATAATAGACAGGAGTATGTAAGGTTATTATTATCGAGGTACACTTTCCAAGCTACTGCTCATACAATCTGGTGGGAAAGAAATATGAAAAAACATGGAGATATGCAACACCCCATACACTATGCTGACCATCACAAGATGGCCGGGCTAAGAGTATGGTTCGGAACTAGATGATTTCTAAATAGAAGTTTTGTTTATTCCAGTAAGTTTCTTCCTCGTAGTCACATAATATGTAAAACAGTTTGTTTGGATGAATAAAATTTAACATTTATTCAAAAAAAAAGAGAGTTACATAGGTGAACTTACTTTGAATGCTATTGTTCGATATGTGGGTGATCCACACCCAAAAGAGGATAGAAACGTTCACGATGCACTATGGCGATCCAGAAAACCCTTTGTAAGCTTTTTTCACTTCCGGTACATAGTCACTTATGTTTGCTTTGTGATCAGATGGCTAATGAACATATGCAACACCTCACTGATGAATTTCTTGAAAAGAACTCACGAGCTCCTCCTTAGAATACTATACTCATCACTAACGACAATGGGTTCAAGCTGTGGATGAATGAATTCTTTGAGAGATGCAAAACACATGGTTTTATTAGCTACTATTTTTTGCATGTGGTAGATGTGAGGTTCTCATTTTTCAGACTACTAGTGAATTCTTTTCGATTATATTTCATTAGTTTCTTACCAGATTATATGAGCTCTCCCTCTGTCTCTCTCTCTCTGTTCCGGTCCTTTGATTCGGCACCGCCGTGACCAGAGTGGCGGTGGCGGTGCGGTGTTGTGAGTCCTCCTCAGTCTTCGAGTCTCTTCTCTCTCTCTCTCTCTCTCTCTCTCTCTCTCTCTCTCTCTTTCTTACTCTCTCTCTCTCTAGGCTTAGTTCTCTCTTTCTTGAAAAGTTTATTTACAAATGCATCAGAGTCTCCGGCGCCGTTGTGGTCGTTTTTCTCTCATGTCTCTTTGTTCCGGTGCTTTGATTCGGCGCCGCCGTGACCAGAGTGGCGGTGGCGGTGCGGTGTTGTGAGTCCTCCTCAGTCTTCGAGTCTCTTCTCTCTCTCTCTCTCTCTCTCTCTCTCTCTCTCTCTCTCTCATGTCTTTGGTGTGCTTAATTTGTACAACCATTAATTCTTGGAGTAATGAAAACTGAGAGAATCTGAGAATTTAAATGATATTTCCACCATTTAGACAAAAGATTGTTTGATATATTTCTTTTTGGGCTAATGTTTCTCGAAAATCTTGATATCTGTTATTTTAGTCTTTCTACAATATGTGTTGATTGTTGATTGTTTCGCGATATGTGTTGATTGTTGTTGACTTCACAGACAGCAAATGATGAAAAGAAGACGGTTTTGAATTTATATATCCAATGAAAAACACATGATTTTGTAGGCTTTGATTGGATTGAGACAATTGACGTTTCAAAGCAGCACACTATTGTTGCAGTCTTGCAGATGATGTTCTAATTCATAATAATATGTTGCAGTGATTCCTTCATCGCTATTATTTTCCCTTAGAAATTGCACCTTCGAAAC is a genomic window containing:
- the LOC106305556 gene encoding uncharacterized protein LOC106305556; translation: MNGYYKMDSTDQNPDPVDLLQTQKPDQELAEMKPRLSRNRSVAASGQVLRSPMKTAMSMRRSSSVSERYCRIYDQSSVTFPLPFNEEDEENDKEGIHKKKSNKIKKKALVKACKRFFGIS
- the LOC106306084 gene encoding heat shock 70 kDa protein 6, chloroplastic-like; amino-acid sequence: MASSTAQIHVLGGIGFAASSKRNLNAKANLKPRSAFFGTRTGPFSAQTSAFLKMNSRKGSRYAVGPVRVANEKVVGIDLGTTNSAVAAMEGGKPTIVTNAEGQRTTPSVVAYTKSGDRLVGQIAKRQAVVNPENTFFSVKRFIGRRMNEVDEEAKQVSYRVVKDDNGNVKLECPAIGKQFAAEEISAQVLRKLVDDASRFLNEKVTKAVVTVPAYFNDSQRTATKDAGRIAGLEVLRIINEPTAASLAYGFERKSNETILVFDLGGGTFDVSVLEVGDGVFEVLSTSGDTHLGGDDFDKRVVDWLASNFKKDEGIDLLKDKQALQRLTEAAEKAKIELSSLTQTNMSLPFITATADGPKHIETTLTRAKFEELCSDLLDRCKTPVENSLRDAKLSFKDIDEVILVGGSTRIPAVQEVVRKLTGKEPNVTVNPDEVVALGAAVQAGVLAGDVSDIVLLDVTPLSIGLETLGGVMTKIIPRNSTLPTSKSEVFSTAADGQTSVEINVLQGEREFVRDNKSLGSFRLDGIPPAPRGVPQIEVKFDIDANGILSVSASDKGTGKKQDITITGASTLPKDEVEQMVQEAERFAKDDKEKREAIDTKNQADSVVYQTEKQLKELGEKIPGEVKEKVEAKLQELKDKLASGTTQEIKDTMAALNQEVMQIGQSMYNQPGAGAAGAGPSPGGEDASSADSTGKGGDDVIDADFTDT